The DNA segment ATGCCTGTGCTTTCTGATATTAAACTGACCGGCACCAATTTGCGAGTCTTGGATGAAGGTCGGTCAGCCTACTTCGTTGACAAGTCCATTGCAAGTTGACCGGCTTCGATTTGCGAGTCTGGGATGAAGGTCGGTCACCCTACTTCGTGGACAAGTCCATTGCAAGTTGACCGGCATCGATATGCGAGTCTTGGATGAAGGTCGGTCAGCCTACTTCGTGGACAAGTCCATTGCAAGTTGACCGGCATCGATTTGCGAGTCTGGGATGAAGGTCGGTCAGCCTACTTCGCGGACAAGTCCATTGCAAGTTGACCGGCATCGATTTGCGAGTCTTGGATGAAGGTCGGTCAGCCTACTTCGCGGACAAGTCCATTGCAAGTTGACCGGCATCGATTTGCGAGTCTGGGATGAAGGTCGGTCAGCCTACTTCGCGGACATGTCCATTGCAAGTTGACCGGCATCGATTTGCGAGTCTGGGATGAAGGTCGGTCAGCCTACTTCGTGGACAAGTCCATTGCAAGTTGGCCGGCATCGATTTGCGAGTCTGGGATGAAGGTCGGTCAGCCTACTTCGCGGACATGTCCATTGCAAGTTGACCGGCATCGATTTGCGTGTCTGGGATGAAGTAGGTCAGCCTACTTCGTGGACAAGTCCATTGCAAGTTggtcttttttttctttcgtcTATCTTTTGTAAATGTAACAGTAAAATTCTTCATTTCGTTTAGTCCACAAACAATTTGCAATCTAAACAATCCCGTTGTACCCGGTCAAATAATGCATATGCAAAAATATATTAACACATATACAATGCCCACTTACTGTAATAATTCGCATTGCAACGATATGAAAGTTTGATTTTCGTGAAAAATGTGAGCATTCCAATATAGTTACTACTTATCTTAATAATCGGATGACATGCAAACTTTAAATGAGTTTCATGTTTAGTTATATTATTGACAGATTTATCTCTAGTAGACATGTATATAAACAACTAGatctatatctatatatagatctCCGAATTTGGCTACCCCTAATGGGCCTTAGGCAgacggcagcatgtcaatacatgcgatcagctgtatAGATGGAGCAAAAGCTATGAATAATAAACGACCACTTCAAACAAAAACTAAAGTATTTTGCGTGTTTATCCAACTGCAAACAGGAAGAGAAAAATCTCCAGTTTTGTGTGAAATATAAAGAAGGTAAAGATACATCCACAAATGTAATAAATCATACAGTTTGTAAAGCAAACAAATACATACGCACTTCAAACAAGCATTGGatataaaatattgaataacaaaactgttttgattttgttgaaaactgCGGACATCATGGATCCGCTTACATATCTGTCTACAGTTACAAGTCGTGTTTCTACAGAGCAGGAACACGTTCCTGACCACAATAAAGGCGACCTGGCACAACAATTGAATGATGAGATGACACGAGCTGTTCTACCGGTTACAGTTTTTGTTGGAATTGAAGTGTTTGCAGCGTTCTTTGGGAACCTACTTGTGATATATGTGTTCCTGTTTCGGTATCATGTTTGTAACTTCAGATACTTTGTGCTCTGCTTGGCTTTCACCGACATCACGAGCAGTTTAACCACAATGCCGGGAGAGATGGTAACACAACTATATTGGTACGTGTATCCCGTGCCACAAGTGTGCAAAATCAAATCATTCTTTAATGTGTTCACTGTATCCGCTGAGGCACTGTGTCTTCTAACCATTGGTGTGGACCGTTATTTGAAAGTGTGTCGACCACTAGGTTGGCAAATAAAGCCtaaacatgcaaaatatgtatGTGGAATTATATACGTTATAGCATTTATATTTGCTGTGCCTGTGTATTTCTTCTGGGGGACTCATACCGACGAGAAGACCTACAAAAACACGACAATAACAGTAACAATATGCGAGAAAGACGAAAAATGGCTGAGGACAAATCATCCGCTTCAGTATTCCGCGACAGTTGAAGTAATTTTGTCACTGTGTTTGGTggtaatgtttgttttgtatgtgttTGTTGCCAGAACACTTCTAATGAATAAACGGATACGTTTTCGCGCCTACGGTTTGGGACAACAATTGCCTACATCTTCAAATAATACAGAGATGTCTCAGTCTCAAAGTCCGGTAGAAATAAATTCAACACCGGATGTTAGTGAATCTGACTTCTCCCCAAAAGAAGACAGAAAATCAAGTAACTTGAACGAGCAGGACGGTGACAAAAACACTGTTGATAATGCAGCCAGACGAAAAAGTCGCAATAATACTCTTTCTGGAGAAATCATTGATGATGACCACGATCCTCGGGAAAAGCAGAATAAGATATTAACTCTTATACGGCACCTTCACCAAAGCGAAGACAAATCTCATCACAGTCAGCACGCTTCACACCATGCACATGCGCACGACATGGCATCACGAGTTCGGAGGAAAACGCTCATCATGTTTATTTTGACGATTGTTTTTATCATAACAACGATATTGTACCTAACATTGCTGTCGTTAATTGCAAGATCTATTCTGGACACCTTGAGCGATAGTAGCAAAGCCgtctatttctttttctttcgcCTTTACTTCATCAATCACGTGATCAACCCGATCATTTACGGAGTACTCGATCCGCACTTCAGACAAGTAatgagaaattttaaaaatgcacttTCATCTTCAGACACTTCGAAATAGAACAGAAATATGTCACAAATGCAACATTCAAAAAAGGACAATATCAGGTAAATATGAAAAATCTTCATAGAGTTGTGATCTTCATTACATCTGTTATCGCTTGTTGTTCAATTTGTTCTTTGTTTGCACTTTACATACTTGAAATATTTACTCTAATAAAAACTAACTTTGTCTTTGTTGTGATACCTGCTAAGTAATAGAAATAGGGATTTTGAAACGATCATGAGCTGATAGCGACAAgcttattcattatttttttgtggtttttattCAATTCAAAACGGATACCTATTAGTTGAATTCGTGTAGTATTCTAAATTTATTCTGAGTTAGATCATAACAGTATCTACGCacttgctataaaatattttcaacgtTATATATTTGATACGCATTTATAGTTTTTAGTTGAGATGTTTGGCCATTGCTGGTTCTGGTGAACATACTGAACACTTTCAAAGATTACATTCAGAGGTGCAGTGCCTCTGAAGTTCAGTTTATTACTTGTTTTATCCGGTTACAGGTACACATCTCGGTGAGAGTGTAATTGATATGGCAGGAGAACTGGCCAAAAGTCTAGAATTGTCCAGAATGTAGTATCTGGGCATATTAAAAAACGATAGATATTGAATAAACAATAATGTTAATGGAAATATGATATCCTCAAACAATGCCTGTACAAACTATATTTATATTCTCACAGCTTTACACTTCTTGGACATGAAAAAGAAACAGCCGGTCCGAAAGTATAAAATCATGCACAGTTGTTTACATCACTTTAACTTCCGTTTGACATGTAACATAAGTAAATTGTATTGACATAAGGAAACAATTAATCACCTTTGGCGCCGAGATGAAATTGTTGGGCTCTATCAGCCTTTAAGATCAAAAGCGGCAGGAAgattattttctgttaattttattgttttatgttaatttatagaACGCATCAATTGCTTtataatatttgttgaaatactgaGAAACAAATCACTGTTATAAAGACCTATTGTTTTACATTGTACATTACATGTGTTTATACTGtgtacaaaatgttatattttatgaaagtgcttgttttaatttttactcCAGATTATCTCATGTGTTAACTAGACAATAATACAATAATTCTTTTGGTTATGTTAGTTGTCTTCCTCCAATATCAATgatggaatgtcgccatatgacctatgattgtgtcggtgcgacgttaaacccgacaaaaaaTGTGATGCAAGGATGTTACAAAAACCCACGCATAGTGCAAAGACAGCTTAATTGATTGAGTTCTTAACCCAGATAATGTAAATACTTAACTTTTTGTTCTTATCAGACGATTACGTAAGCATATCGGATGCGTTGAGACAGTTATTTATCCCGATCAGGTAATTAAGAAAATAGTAATTGCGACTGATTAATAAAACAGGGTGATTTTATTCTTCCTCACGTATTTCAATATGTCTTGACTTGGACCCAGCTAGGAAGTACTCCACGTTGACAGGGATTGTGAAATTAGTACAAAATTCTTATCACGGAGATAAAGGGCACAAAAATCAATCAAGGCTCGTTCGCACGACGATATTACTTGTATGAAATCGGAATATACTGCGCTTTTGTAGAGAACGTGGTAGTTTAAACttactataagcaataaaattaCTGTGAGCAAATAATTATAGAATAACAACGTAGAGGACGTGTAGTGACTGCATATTTTATCAGTGAAAGCATACATCAAAATACAACATAAAGAATGTGTATATTCGGATAAACTTAAATTGATTCATGACACATGTAAAATATTAACATAGTAGGGTAGGATATGCATCTAACAACTTCTGAACTAGACATTTGGTACATTTAAGTTGAACAATTAGTTTAAAGAGATTTCCGCGAGCTGAgttgttttataaatatgaataaaatttgtatatcattttgtaaaaGACATCGTTTGAACGAGGCACAGTAACCGTTTCGCATTTATGTTAAGCCTCCCTCTTAAGCTACATGTTTTAAAGTGTTGTATTCTCTTCCGACTTTAGTTTTCTACAATCGCTTTCATAAGGAAAATAATTGTAAGCCATTGTTACACTATGATATACTTATGTTTTAAACAATTGCAATGCTTGTGTTCGCACTTAAAACTTTGTACATGAACTTTCGATTTCTGAAAAAGTTACGTGCTTGCATTAAGctttttaaaaatcagttttaaaagatacagcaaatgaaataaacatggaTGACGAGATAATTCTAAAATATTCGAACTTCACATCAttggataatttgaataatttatcatACATCCAATACGCAGAGGGAGACGATGCTGCTGACAAAACTGACAAAGCACTAGCTGAGCAACTCAATGATGAGTTTAAGACTTCTGTTTTACCGGTTACTGTCTTTGTAGGCTTGGAAGTCGTTCTAGGTTTCTTTGGAAATATACTAGTTCTGTACGTGTTCGCATTCCACTACCATGTGTGTAACTTCAGGTACTTTGTTCTCTGTTTGGCTATAATTGATGTTACTAGCAGTTTGACCACGATGCCAGGAGAGATGGTGACACAGTTATTCTGGTACGTGTACCCACTGCGCGAGCTGTGCAAGGTAAAATCATTCTTCAATGTGTTCACGGTGTCTGCGGAGGCATTGTGCCTTCTGACAATTGCGTTAGACCGCTACAGGAAGATCTGTCAGCCTTTGAGGTGGCAGATTAGACCAAGGATTGCGATTTACTTGTGTGCTTCAATATATACTGTAGCGGTTGTACTCGCGTTACCAGTGGCGTTCTTTTGGGGAACACACTCGCATCCAAAAGTATACAAGAACATTGATATTAATGTAACCATTTGTGAAAAAGATGAACAATGGAAAAACACAAAATACCCATTGATATATTCTCTGACTGTAGAAGTAATTGTTTCAATAAGCTTGGTATTGATGCTAGGGATGTACGTGCTAGTTGCAAGAAAACTTTTACAAgagaaaagagaaagaaaaaaagcATATTCCACGACACCAATGGTGGTCATTACCCCGGCGCCTGCGTTAGACACTGGTGTCCCTTCTAATGCAAATACTCTAAATACTTCAACAGAAGTTAGTGATACTGGATACAGTTCAGGGCTTGACAGTAAAGGCCAGCCTAGGCAGATAAACAAAGATATTGAGATCCTTTCTGACTGTGAAACAGATCATCAAGAATTTAGTTCAACCCTGCAAGTTCCAACAAGAGGAAATCCAGCATCGATAGACAGACCAAATAATACTCACAATTCACCACGAAAACAACATGCTAGAATGAACATTTCTGCCAGGGTTAGGCGAAAAACACTCATAATGTTTATTCTAACAATTGCTTTTATAGCTACCACGATCTTGTATTTAACTCTTCTTTCTTTCATTGCAAGATCTGACGATATTTTGCAAGACATGAGTGATAGCGGGAAAGCTACGTACTTCTTCTTTTTCCGTCTCTACTTTCTCAATCACGTGATCAACCCGATTGTTTACGGCTTACTGGATCCAAGATTTAAGAAGGTGATGGGAAACATACGAAATTCAATGCGTATAAAGTGACTTGTAGCGTAATTATTTTAAGCACGATCATATGTAATTAAATCAACATCGTTTATTTAAATAGTGTTTGATATTACTTTTGTGTGTTAATTCCATTTGTAAGACTTTGTTCATTTTAGTGCagacaatattaattttgttgtttcCTTTGGCTTGTATTTTCTTCGGAGCCTTGTTCCCCAAATATGACAACTCTCCTACCCAACTGAAAATCCTTAGAAATGATGACGGTGGAATTTTCTGCTTTTGGGTGTTTGAAACATCCCCAGTAAGTGTCAGAATTACAAATCATTTACCATACTTGGTATGTTTGATTGTTAAATTAAAGGTTCACGTTATTTTTAACAGTATTCTGTTTGTTAACATCCTAGCTGATTCTTGAATCCATACTCGTGTTCTTGACAGGTTACTGAATATTTCCGCTCATGGTTTATAGGTAAAGAACAAATAGATACTTATTATGGTAGCTGTTTTGTGCTATTCCGTTGCTTCATTCTATTGCAGCGACACCCCGTTAACGTCGCCCCCACCCCATCCCAATTTGGACACTTATGGTATGGGGGATTGCGcgcgacactctgtctcattaaGGCAAACCTTCCTGAAAACGGTTGCTCCATGCATGGCCAATTTTAATTCGTACTAAATCGGATGGATGAACGCTCGTACTAACGCACATACGCCGACAGCCATATAGCTCACCACAAGCAGGCTAGTCATTAAATGACGTGTGCATTCTCAATAGTGTCCTCTATGTATGTacaaactttcattaaaaaagtatatctTGTACTTTAAAATGTACACAATGTGCGACTGGTAGAGGGACGGGGGGCATTTAGTGCCCTCCGGTCATAGAATAGATGAAGGATGACATTTCGGAAGGCAAAAAGACGACATTTGGCAGGGTAACGTTTAGCGGGGCGATATTCTGCAGGGCACCATAACGATGTCATGCATAGCGACGTTTGGCAGAGCGACGTTCGGTAGGGCGATGTTTGTCGGGGCGACATTCGGCGAAGCGACGTTTCTCAGGACGACCTTGTGAAAGGCAACGTCAAGGGGGCGGCATTTAGCGGTGCACAATAATGACGTACGGCGAAGCGGTGTTTCGTAATGTGACATCCGGCATTATGAAATGGCACAAATCGGCCACCACAGCATTCAGAAAAATGTCACGGCCTGATCTGTAGATCGGATCTGCGGAGGTAAAGCACGAATGGCTCAAGATATATGGCTAAAGTATCATTTCCTCACCCGTAGATCGAATATGTGGTGACGAATGACTCACGTCATAGTGTTAAATGTCATTGCCTCCCTCATCTGTAGCTCGGAACTGCGTAAGTTAAGAGACTAAATGTCATTGCCTCAAACGTACACTGGATCTACGGAGGTAAGACAGTGGTTCAAGAGATATGACTTAACTGCATTGCTTTACGTGTAGATATGATATAAGGCTTCTGAGGTTAAGCACGAATGGCTCAAGATATATGGGTAAATGGCTTTGCCTCACCCGTAGACTGGATATGCAGAAGTAAAGGACAAATGGTCTAAGATAAATATGTTAATGTCATTACCTCAAGCTTAGATCGGATCTTCGGAGATAAAGAACGAGTGATTCAAGATGTTTAGGATGGTCAACAATTGGGGAAGCCAATTAAGATCAACTAGATCTGGGTAAGTCGTGAAAGATTAAAGGTGAAAATGCCTCAAGTATATAGGTTTAATAGAATAACATATCATCATCCATAGTATCGGAGGAATAACTCTATAAATGTCATTTGCGAACTCATTATAGGTAGTACTGTGCATTCTAGACTGCACTAAACAGAGACTGTTTACTAGCTTTCCATGATAGCACATGCTTTCACAGTTAGCTTTGGGGTTACGTCAATTAACATGATGTTTATCCAGCCGCAACAGAAGTATCATACAAGATTGACATCTGTGTATCACACATCCATAGTACTTTTGtagataaaaacattttagaGGGGCACCAAACACCACACAGCAAGGTACGAGCTCATCTGTTGGAGCAAACTTTGGATGTCGCCCTGCTTTATTTTTAGCAAACCACTTCAAACTTATGTATcagacaatgtataatttacacttATACACCAGcatatttgaaaatgttctttaataAGCTCTAATTGTAGCAAAATGTAAAGTTAGgttgataaaatatttagtaCCAATACCAGTTCCATCAATGACAAAAGCAACTAAAAGCTAAGATATGATACAGGATGTTTAACTCTTGATATGATAGCCGAGATAAATGTTTGCATGACTAAACTATACTTCCTCGTCCGTGTTGATAAGGTATGAATATGACACAATAATAAACCCCTATCATCACTAAATATGACGGGTAATCCCCATTAATGATAACCAACAATCCTAAGCATTCGTTACAGAGCAGACAGATGGACTTGTTGCACAATTCTACCAGTAACACGCTAAACTTGAAACACAGAGTTTGATGAACACAACATGCATTCTGGGGATAAGTTTTGTCAAATAcggtttaaataattttcataacaCATTTGCTTTAGAACAATCTTACTAAACGCAAATATGGAAAACAGTACGAAAGATTTAACGGAACAGCTTAACGATGAATTTACCCGGGCGGTGTTGCCAGTCACTATTATTGTTGGAATTGAAGTTGTAGTTGGATTCTTTGGAAATCTGCTCGTGATCTATGTGTTCCTGTTtcattatcgtgtttgtaccttcCGATACTTTGTCCTTTGTCTGGCATTCATTGACATAACATGCTGTATAACAACAATGCCAGGAGAGATGGTTACACAACTTTATTGGTACGTGTACCCCGTGCGAGAACTGTGTAAAATAAAGTCGTTCTTCAACGTATTTACGGTAACTGCTGAAGCTTTGTGTTTAGTGACAATAGCATTTGATCGATACAGGAAAGTGTGTCGACCTTTTAGCTGGCAACTGAAGCCGCGAGTGGCCAAAGGTTTGTGTGGAATATATTGCATCGTTGCATTATTTGTTGCCCTTCCCACTCCATTTTTATGGGGATTGCGGTCAGCaacgaaaatatatgaaaatgtatcTATAAATGTAACACTTTGCGAAAAGGATCAAACGTTCGAGAAGACTGACTATCCAATAGGTTATGTTTCAACAGTGGCTGCCGTCATTTTGATTTTACTGATTCTTATGTTTATACAGTACGTTTTCGTTGCAATGAAACTTCTTAAAGAACGACGACACCGGATGGGATCAGGAAAGACTATGGTCAATAATACTCCAAATATGTGTTCCCCAACACACAGTGGAAATGAAAATCCCGATACGAGTCAAATCAGTAATGACAATGTTGCAGGATGCGACAACGAAGTAGAAAGGGAATTTTCGACCAATGAAGACTCGGACAAACCTAGAGACATATCAGAAATAAAGATTACAGATCTTCATAACAACAGAAATACACGTGAAAAACGTGCCTTCAAGCGGAATGTTCCCAAAAGGGTCAGAAGGAAAACACTTATTATGTTCATTTTAAC comes from the Mercenaria mercenaria strain notata chromosome 9, MADL_Memer_1, whole genome shotgun sequence genome and includes:
- the LOC128559225 gene encoding uncharacterized protein LOC128559225: MENSTKDLTEQLNDEFTRAVLPVTIIVGIEVVVGFFGNLLVIYVFLFHYRVCTFRYFVLCLAFIDITCCITTMPGEMVTQLYWYVYPVRELCKIKSFFNVFTVTAEALCLVTIAFDRYRKVCRPFSWQLKPRVAKGLCGIYCIVALFVALPTPFLWGLRSATKIYENVSINVTLCEKDQTFEKTDYPIGYVSTVAAVILILLILMFIQYVFVAMKLLKERRHRMGSGKTMVNNTPNMCSPTHSGNENPDTSQISNDNVAGCDNEVEREFSTNEDSDKPRDISEIKITDLHNNRNTREKRAFKRNVPKRINRPSVSHSRMGSSYEEFNALSEARTPRRRGANDSKSPTLTTRLGRPWKRDRTLCKALVTFHWNITEAAIRTVDPASQRDKSIISNQIRYVIWYQGGGYPVLSYGVSTSVNITVTLHYS
- the LOC128559224 gene encoding neuromedin-K receptor-like, with the translated sequence MDPLTYLSTVTSRVSTEQEHVPDHNKGDLAQQLNDEMTRAVLPVTVFVGIEVFAAFFGNLLVIYVFLFRYHVCNFRYFVLCLAFTDITSSLTTMPGEMVTQLYWYVYPVPQVCKIKSFFNVFTVSAEALCLLTIGVDRYLKVCRPLGWQIKPKHAKYVCGIIYVIAFIFAVPVYFFWGTHTDEKTYKNTTITVTICEKDEKWLRTNHPLQYSATVEVILSLCLVVMFVLYVFVARTLLMNKRIRFRAYGLGQQLPTSSNNTEMSQSQSPVEINSTPDVSESDFSPKEDRKSSNLNEQDGDKNTVDNAARRKSRNNTLSGEIIDDDHDPREKQNKILTLIRHLHQSEDKSHHSTHLGESVIDMAGELAKSLELSRM
- the LOC123546639 gene encoding cephalotocin receptor 1-like translates to MDDEIILKYSNFTSLDNLNNLSYIQYAEGDDAADKTDKALAEQLNDEFKTSVLPVTVFVGLEVVLGFFGNILVLYVFAFHYHVCNFRYFVLCLAIIDVTSSLTTMPGEMVTQLFWYVYPLRELCKVKSFFNVFTVSAEALCLLTIALDRYRKICQPLRWQIRPRIAIYLCASIYTVAVVLALPVAFFWGTHSHPKVYKNIDINVTICEKDEQWKNTKYPLIYSLTVEVIVSISLVLMLGMYVLVARKLLQEKRERKKAYSTTPMVVITPAPALDTGVPSNANTLNTSTEVSDTGYSSGLDSKGQPRQINKDIEILSDCETDHQEFSSTLQVPTRGNPASIDRPNNTHNSPRKQHARMNISARVRRKTLIMFILTIAFIATTILYLTLLSFIARSDDILQDMSDSGKATYFFFFRLYFLNHVINPIVYGLLDPRFKKVMGNIRNSMRIK